GCGGCCGTGCCAGCCCTCGTCGCCCGCGTGCACGGCGCCGAGGTTGCCCACGCCGGATCCGCCGAACTGCTCGGCGTCCGTGTTGAGGATCTCCTCCCACACGCCCGCCTGCGGCAGCCCCAGCCGGTAGCCCGAGATGGGCGCGCCGGAGAAGTTGTGCACGACGGCGACCTGGTTGCCCTCGCGGTCGCGGCGCAGGAACGCGAGCACGTTGCGCCCGGCGTCTCCCGCGTCGATCCACTCGAAGCCCGCCGGGTCGTTGTCGAGCGCCCACAGGGCGGGCGTCTCGACGTAGGTGCGGTTGAGCGACCCGACGAGGTCGAAGAGGGCGCGGTGCACGGGCTGGTCGAGGATCCACCAGTCGAGCCCGCGCTCCTCGCTCCACTCGGACGGCTGCCCGAACTCCTGGCCCATGAAGAGCAGCTGCTTGCCCGGGTGCGACCACATGAACGACAGGTAGGCGCGGACGTTGGCGAGCTTCTGCCAGTGGTCGCCCGGCATCTTGCCGACGAGCGAGCCCTTCCCGTGCACGACCTCGTCGTGGCTGATGGGGAGGAGGAAGTTCTCCGTGTACGCGTAGACCATCGAGAACGTGATCTGGCCGTGGTGGTGGGCGCGGTACATGGGGTCGACGGCCGAGTAGTCGAGCGTGTCGTGCATCCAGCCCATGTTCCACTTGAGGCCGAAGCCGAGGCCGCCCTCGCTCGTGGGGCGCGTGACGCCGGGGAAGCTCGTGGACTCCTCCGCGATCATCACGATGCCGGGGTGGGTGCGGTACGCGGTGGCGTTGACCTCCTGCAGGAAGCTGATCGCCTCGAGGTTCTCGCGGCCGCCATGCACGTTCGGCAGCCACTGGCCCTCCTCGCGGGAGTAGTCGAGGTAGAGCATCGAGGCCACGGCGTCGACCCGGAGGCCGTCGATGTGGAACTCCTCGAACCAGTACAGGGCGTTCGCGACGAGGAAGTTGCGGACCTGCGAGTGGCCGAAGTCGAAGACCAGGGTGCCCCAGTCCTGCTGCTCGCCGCGGCGCGGGTCGGTGTGCTCGTAGAGCGGCTGGCCGTCGAACTGCGCGAGCGCGAACACGTCCTTGGGGAAGTGCGCGGGGACCCAGTCGACGATGACGCCGATGCCGGCCCGGTGCAGGGTGTCGATGAGGTGCTTGAGGTCGTCCGGGCTGCCGAAGCGCGAGGTGGGCGCGTAGTAGCCGGACACCTGGTAGCCCCACGAGCCGCCGAACGGGTGCTCGGCGAGCGGCAGGAACTCTACGTGCGTGTACGCCAGCTCCTGCAGGTAGGCGACGAGCTCGCCGGCGACCTCGCGGTAGCCGAGGCCGGGCCGCCAGGATCCGAGGTGCATCTCGTAGACGCTCATGGGGGAGTCGTGCGGGTCGCGGGCCGCGCGCTGCTCGAGCCACGCGCCGTCGTCCCACGTGTAATCGCTCGTCTCGACGCGCGACGCGGTGGCGGGCGGGACCTCGGTCATGCGGGCCATGGGGTCCGCCTTCTCGATCCAGCGGCCGTCCTGCGTGAGGATCTCGAACTTGTACGAGACGCCGGGCTCGACGCCCGGGACGAAGAGCTCCCAGACCCCGTTCGCGTCGAGGCGGCGCATCGCGTGCTGCACGCCGTCCCAGTCGTTGAAGCCGCCGATGACGCGGACGGCGCGGGCGTGCGGCGCCCACACGGCGAAGGAGACGCCGACGTAGGTGCGCGCGACGCCCCAGTGCTCGCGGTGCTGGGCGCCGAGGACGTCCCAGAGGCGCTCGTGGCGGCCCTCGCCGAAGAGGTAGAGGTCGAGGTCGCCGACCGTGGGGAGGAAGCGGTAGGGGTCCTCGGCGGTCCAGGTGCCGCCGTCGCCGTAGCGCGCCTCCACCTGGTAGTCCTGCAGGCCGAGCACGTGCGCGCCCTGCCAGACGCCGTGGCCGACGTGCGCGAGCTCGACGCGGGCGCCGGTGGCGAGGACCACGGAGACGCCCTCCGCGAGCGGGCGGAGCGCCCGCACGACGACGAGGTCGTCGGACACGCCGTCGATCGCGACCGGGTGCTGGCCGAGGACCGAGTGCGGCCCGGAGTGGACGCCCTCGGCGACGGCGCGCAGGGCGTGGTCGGCGACCTCGGGGAGGCGGATCGGGTCGGATGCGCTCGCGGGGGAGCCCTCGTCGGCGTCGGTATCGGTGCCGGTGCTGGTGCCGTCGGCCGGGGGCACGACGACGTCGGCGCCCGCCTCGGGGTGCGCGTCCGCCGCGGGCGGCACGACCACGTCGGCGCCGTCGCGGGGGTCGGCGGCGCTCTCGTCGCGGGGGTCCTGCTGGGGGGTGGAGTCGGTCATGTCCGTCATCCCTTCGATGCGGTCGGGTGGACCCGGAACACGTGCACGGGGTGCGTGAACGCGTCGAGCCGGACGAAGTTGGAGGTGGACCAGGTGTAGACGTCGCCCGTGAGGAGGTCCTCCACCTCGAACACGGCGTCCTCGGCGAGGCCGAAGCGGGTCGGGTCGAGGTAGACCTGGGTCTCGCGCGCCGAGTGCGGGTCGACGTTCGCGACCACGAGGATCGCGTCTGCCTCGCCCGTGCCGGTGTGCTCGGCCGCGAGGTGCTTGGAGTACACGAGGATCGAGTCGTCGTCGCTCCAGTGCACGTCGAGGTTCCGCAGCTGGCGGAGCGCGGGATGCTGGCGGCGGATCTCGTTGAGGCGCGTGATCTCCGGCGCGATGGATCCGCCGAGCTCCTCCTGACGGGCCCAGTCGCGCGGCTTGTACTCGTACTTCTCGTTGTCGATGTTCTCCTCGGCGCCGGGGCGCGCGACGTTCTCGATCAGCTCGTAGCCCGAGTAGATGCCCCACGACGGCGACGCGGTCGCGGCGATGGCGGCCCGGATCCGGTAGGCGGCGCGCCCGCCGAACTGCAGGTACGGCGTGAGGATGTCGTGCGTGTTGGCGAAGAAGTTCGGGCGCAGGTAGTCGCTCGTCTCGTGGCTGACCTCGGTGAGGTACTCCTCGAGCTCCTTCTTCGTGTTCCGCCACGTGAAGTACGTGTACGACTGCTGGAAGCCGATCTTGGCGAGCGTGCGCAT
This is a stretch of genomic DNA from Clavibacter zhangzhiyongii. It encodes these proteins:
- the glgB gene encoding 1,4-alpha-glucan branching protein GlgB, encoding MTDMTDSTPQQDPRDESAADPRDGADVVVPPAADAHPEAGADVVVPPADGTSTGTDTDADEGSPASASDPIRLPEVADHALRAVAEGVHSGPHSVLGQHPVAIDGVSDDLVVVRALRPLAEGVSVVLATGARVELAHVGHGVWQGAHVLGLQDYQVEARYGDGGTWTAEDPYRFLPTVGDLDLYLFGEGRHERLWDVLGAQHREHWGVARTYVGVSFAVWAPHARAVRVIGGFNDWDGVQHAMRRLDANGVWELFVPGVEPGVSYKFEILTQDGRWIEKADPMARMTEVPPATASRVETSDYTWDDGAWLEQRAARDPHDSPMSVYEMHLGSWRPGLGYREVAGELVAYLQELAYTHVEFLPLAEHPFGGSWGYQVSGYYAPTSRFGSPDDLKHLIDTLHRAGIGVIVDWVPAHFPKDVFALAQFDGQPLYEHTDPRRGEQQDWGTLVFDFGHSQVRNFLVANALYWFEEFHIDGLRVDAVASMLYLDYSREEGQWLPNVHGGRENLEAISFLQEVNATAYRTHPGIVMIAEESTSFPGVTRPTSEGGLGFGLKWNMGWMHDTLDYSAVDPMYRAHHHGQITFSMVYAYTENFLLPISHDEVVHGKGSLVGKMPGDHWQKLANVRAYLSFMWSHPGKQLLFMGQEFGQPSEWSEERGLDWWILDQPVHRALFDLVGSLNRTYVETPALWALDNDPAGFEWIDAGDAGRNVLAFLRRDREGNQVAVVHNFSGAPISGYRLGLPQAGVWEEILNTDAEQFGGSGVGNLGAVHAGDEGWHGRPASAELTLPPLAGLWLRLRQDPADLTPVEAPAHAAPDADESRVDGTPFAAGDAADAPVLPQSPDAQPPVEGLSATDDAPGSDDGTPRVPTV